Proteins from a genomic interval of Gemmatimonadota bacterium:
- a CDS encoding response regulator, producing the protein MENSDTLKSEIKALRERLSRLRKASQRISESPDTGAVLREVVMDACTLTGAGIGGITTRDGSGKMFDFVTHGLSPNEQRKLVDLPQWARLWDYLRALPVPLRLKDLASHLASLELPGHALMERSFMSMPVRHQGEPVGIFYLLGKEDAQEFTIEDEEIFVLFASLSGAAIANSCKLLDEQQARAKLEALIETTPVGVVVIDARSGTLLSINRESRRIVGDLCKPGQPAEELLKVVEVHRANGYEIVNEGYLLDWLLGDAETIRAEEITIKVPDGRKVTALINATAIVSDTGEVASVVVTMQDMTPLEELERQRSEFMSLVSHELTAPLSTIKGCTTTAVDSSSILSTAESELFFRIIDIQADHMRKLIRDLMDSTKIETGSLTLSTEPEELVAMVEKARNKFIEGGRRNPVQIDLSPDLPRVRADQHRIVQVLVNLLTNAARHSPDSATIEVAARLKSVYVEVSVVDEGPGIPTERMPHLFRKYARSGGEDRGVGVDLGLAICKGLVEAHGGRIWADSEGTGMGTRFTFSIPAVEEARTDAGQAPGRMRPQFVQGDSGKPLVLVVDDDTQALGYIRETVEKAGYRTAVTGDPEKVNGMVEIHQPDLVLLDLLLPGTDGIELMKNLPEKSDRPVIFLSAYGRDETIARALELGAADYIVKPFSPTELIARIQAALRRHTGPPEPFQAGGLVINYEERRVELKGTPLRLTATEYDLLRVLSTHAGRIVTYDKLLSSVWQMRNSVDARVVRVFVKRLRRMLGDDAKNPTYIFTEPRVGYRMARPDDLRERLSSPR; encoded by the coding sequence ATGGAAAACTCGGACACGTTGAAGTCGGAGATAAAGGCGCTCAGGGAACGGCTCTCCAGATTGCGCAAGGCGAGCCAGCGCATCAGCGAGAGCCCCGACACGGGTGCCGTCCTTCGAGAGGTCGTAATGGACGCCTGTACACTGACGGGTGCCGGAATCGGCGGGATAACGACTCGGGACGGCTCGGGAAAGATGTTTGATTTCGTCACCCACGGCCTGAGCCCCAACGAGCAGCGGAAGCTTGTGGACCTGCCCCAGTGGGCAAGGCTTTGGGATTACCTGAGAGCTTTGCCGGTGCCGCTCAGGTTGAAAGATCTGGCGTCTCACCTGGCATCACTCGAGTTGCCCGGGCATGCCCTCATGGAACGGAGCTTTATGAGCATGCCCGTACGCCATCAGGGCGAGCCCGTTGGCATCTTCTATTTGCTCGGTAAGGAAGACGCCCAGGAGTTCACCATAGAGGACGAAGAGATCTTTGTGCTTTTCGCGTCCCTGTCCGGTGCGGCGATTGCTAACTCGTGCAAGCTTTTGGACGAACAGCAGGCAAGGGCCAAGCTGGAAGCGCTGATAGAGACCACCCCCGTTGGCGTCGTGGTCATCGACGCCCGGAGCGGGACGCTGTTGTCGATCAACCGGGAATCGCGCCGCATCGTCGGCGATCTGTGCAAGCCGGGACAACCGGCCGAGGAGTTGCTGAAAGTCGTAGAGGTGCATCGGGCGAACGGGTACGAGATCGTAAATGAAGGGTATCTGCTCGATTGGCTCCTGGGCGATGCCGAGACGATCCGCGCGGAGGAGATCACCATCAAGGTCCCGGACGGCAGAAAGGTCACGGCCCTGATCAACGCGACCGCCATCGTTTCGGATACGGGCGAGGTGGCGTCCGTCGTGGTCACGATGCAGGACATGACGCCGCTGGAAGAACTGGAGCGGCAGCGCAGTGAGTTCATGAGCTTGGTGAGCCACGAACTGACGGCTCCGCTCTCCACGATCAAGGGATGTACCACCACGGCGGTGGATTCCTCGTCCATACTGAGCACGGCCGAGTCGGAACTGTTCTTTCGCATCATAGACATCCAGGCCGATCACATGCGCAAGCTGATCAGGGACCTGATGGACTCGACGAAGATTGAGACGGGTTCGCTTACATTGTCTACCGAACCGGAAGAGCTGGTCGCCATGGTGGAAAAGGCCCGGAACAAATTCATTGAAGGCGGCCGACGGAATCCAGTGCAGATCGACCTGTCTCCCGACCTGCCGAGGGTACGGGCGGACCAGCACCGCATCGTCCAGGTGCTCGTGAACCTGCTGACCAATGCGGCGAGGCATTCGCCCGATTCAGCGACGATAGAGGTGGCGGCACGGCTGAAGAGCGTCTATGTGGAGGTATCGGTCGTGGACGAGGGACCCGGCATACCGACCGAACGCATGCCGCACCTGTTCAGGAAGTATGCCCGAAGCGGCGGCGAAGACCGCGGGGTAGGGGTGGACCTCGGCCTGGCGATATGCAAGGGGTTGGTGGAAGCCCACGGCGGGCGCATCTGGGCCGATAGCGAGGGTACGGGAATGGGCACTCGGTTCACCTTCTCGATTCCCGCGGTGGAGGAGGCCAGGACTGATGCCGGGCAGGCGCCGGGCAGGATGCGGCCTCAATTCGTTCAAGGCGATTCGGGGAAGCCCCTGGTCCTCGTGGTGGACGACGACACCCAGGCGCTGGGATATATACGGGAGACCGTGGAAAAAGCGGGATATCGAACGGCGGTGACCGGTGATCCGGAGAAGGTGAATGGAATGGTCGAAATCCACCAGCCGGACCTGGTGCTGCTGGACCTGCTCCTTCCCGGCACGGATGGCATCGAACTGATGAAGAACCTGCCGGAAAAGTCTGACCGGCCGGTGATTTTCCTGTCCGCCTACGGACGGGACGAGACGATCGCCCGGGCCCTGGAACTCGGCGCCGCGGACTATATCGTCAAACCGTTTTCGCCAACGGAACTAATCGCCCGGATCCAGGCCGCGCTTCGCAGGCATACCGGTCCGCCCGAACCGTTCCAGGCGGGCGGCCTGGTCATCAACTACGAAGAAAGGCGCGTCGAACTGAAAGGCACGCCCCTGCGGCTGACGGCCACCGAATACGATCTGCTGCGCGTCCTCTCGACCCACGCCGGCCGGATCGTGACCTACGACAAGTTGCTGAGCAGCGTCTGGCAAATGCGCAACTCGGTCGATGCGCGGGTGGTGCGCGTTTTCGTGAAAAGGTTGCGGCGCATGCTGGGAGATGACGCGAAGAACCCGACGTACATATTCACCGAGCCCCGGGTTGGGTACAGAATGGCCAGGCCGGACGACCTGAGGGAGCGGTTGAGTTCGCCACGTTGA
- a CDS encoding response regulator → MENTDTLEAEIKVLKKRLSGLSEASLRISKSLDLSTVLREVVEGACALTGAGFGGITTRDGSGHMLDFVTHGLSKDEYRQLVDLPDGARLWEYLREVAEPFRLKDLSSHIASLGLPWHDLMKRSFMGMPVCHQDETVGIFLLLDKEAGQEFSNEDEEIMTLFASLAGASIANARKYLDEQQARADLEALIETSPVGVVVIDARSGTLLSINRESRRIVGDLCKPGQPAEELLKVLKVHRADGTEIALEVNPIAQFLCEAETIRAEEIIFEVPDGRKVTTLINATPIVEEQGDVASYVVTMQDMTPLEELERQRSEFVSMVSHELTAPLSTIKGCTTSAVESSSIQNAAESEQFFRIIDMQADHMRKLIRDLLDSAQIETGSLTLSTEPEELIAMVEKARNMFLDGGRRNPVQIDLAPDLPRVRADQHRIVQVLVNLLTNAARHSPDSATIVVAARLKNVYVEISVVDEGPGIPTERLPHLFRKYARSGGENRGVGAGLGLAICKGLVEAHGGRIWAESEGAGMGSRFTFSIPAVEEARTDAGQAQGRTRPQPVRGDARKPLVLVVDDDPQALGYIRETVEKAGYRVQVTGDPEKVKSMVEVHQPDLVLMDLVLPGTDGIELMKNLPERTERPVIFLSAYGRDETIARALELGAADYIVKPFSPTELIARIQAAIRRHTGPPEPFQAGDLVINYEERRVEFDGVLLRLTATEYDLLRVLSTHAGRVVTYDQMLSSVWQMRNSGDARVVRVFVKKLRQMLGDDAKNPKYIFTEPRVGYRMTRPTDL, encoded by the coding sequence ATGGAAAACACCGACACGTTAGAGGCGGAGATAAAAGTTCTCAAGAAACGGCTCTCAGGATTGAGCGAGGCGAGTCTGCGTATCAGCAAGAGTCTGGACTTGAGTACCGTCCTGAGAGAGGTCGTAGAGGGCGCCTGCGCACTGACCGGCGCAGGATTCGGCGGGATTACGACCCGGGACGGTTCGGGACATATGCTGGATTTCGTCACCCACGGCCTGAGCAAAGATGAGTATCGGCAACTTGTTGATCTGCCCGACGGGGCCAGGCTTTGGGAATATCTGAGGGAAGTAGCGGAACCGTTCAGGTTGAAAGACCTGTCGTCTCACATCGCCTCGCTCGGTTTGCCCTGGCATGACCTCATGAAGCGAAGCTTTATGGGCATGCCCGTGTGCCATCAGGACGAGACCGTGGGTATCTTCCTTCTGCTCGACAAGGAAGCCGGCCAGGAGTTTTCCAATGAGGACGAGGAAATCATGACGCTTTTCGCGTCCCTGGCCGGAGCGTCCATTGCCAACGCGCGCAAGTATCTGGACGAACAGCAGGCAAGAGCCGACCTCGAAGCGCTGATAGAGACCTCGCCGGTCGGCGTCGTGGTCATTGACGCCCGGAGCGGGACGCTGTTGTCGATCAACCGGGAATCGCGTCGCATCGTTGGAGATCTGTGCAAGCCGGGACAACCAGCCGAGGAATTGCTGAAAGTCTTAAAGGTGCATCGGGCGGACGGGACCGAGATTGCGCTGGAAGTAAATCCGATCGCGCAGTTCCTGTGCGAGGCTGAGACGATCCGCGCAGAGGAGATCATCTTCGAGGTCCCGGACGGTAGAAAGGTCACTACCCTGATTAACGCGACCCCCATCGTTGAGGAACAGGGCGATGTGGCGTCCTACGTGGTCACGATGCAGGACATGACGCCGCTGGAAGAACTGGAGCGGCAGCGCAGTGAGTTCGTGAGCATGGTGAGCCACGAGCTGACGGCTCCTCTCTCCACGATTAAGGGATGCACCACCTCGGCGGTGGAATCCTCGTCTATACAGAACGCGGCTGAGTCGGAGCAGTTCTTCCGCATCATAGACATGCAGGCCGATCACATGCGCAAGCTGATCAGGGACCTGCTGGACTCGGCGCAGATCGAGACGGGTTCGCTTACGTTGTCCACCGAACCCGAAGAGCTGATCGCCATGGTGGAAAAGGCCAGGAACATGTTCCTGGACGGTGGCCGCCGGAATCCCGTGCAGATCGACCTGGCTCCCGATCTGCCACGGGTGCGGGCGGACCAGCATCGAATCGTCCAGGTGCTCGTAAACCTGCTGACCAATGCGGCGAGGCATTCGCCCGATTCGGCGACGATAGTGGTGGCGGCACGGCTGAAGAACGTCTACGTGGAGATATCGGTCGTGGACGAGGGGCCCGGCATACCGACCGAGCGCCTGCCGCACCTGTTCAGGAAGTATGCCCGGAGCGGCGGGGAAAACCGCGGGGTCGGGGCCGGCCTCGGCCTGGCGATATGCAAGGGGCTGGTGGAAGCCCACGGCGGGCGCATCTGGGCCGAAAGCGAGGGTGCTGGAATGGGCTCGCGCTTCACCTTCTCGATCCCGGCGGTGGAGGAGGCCAGGACCGATGCCGGGCAGGCACAGGGCAGGACGCGGCCCCAACCCGTTCGAGGCGACGCGCGGAAGCCCCTGGTCCTCGTGGTGGACGACGATCCCCAGGCGCTGGGATATATACGGGAAACCGTGGAAAAGGCGGGATACCGCGTGCAGGTGACCGGCGATCCGGAGAAGGTGAAGAGCATGGTCGAAGTCCATCAGCCGGACCTGGTGCTGATGGACCTGGTGCTGCCCGGCACGGACGGCATCGAACTGATGAAGAATCTGCCGGAAAGGACTGAGCGACCGGTGATTTTCCTCTCCGCCTACGGAAGGGACGAAACGATCGCCCGAGCCCTGGAACTCGGCGCCGCGGATTATATCGTCAAGCCGTTCTCGCCAACGGAACTGATCGCCCGGATCCAGGCCGCCATTCGCAGGCATACCGGTCCGCCCGAACCGTTCCAGGCAGGCGACCTGGTCATCAATTACGAAGAACGGAGAGTGGAATTCGATGGTGTACTACTGCGGCTGACGGCCACCGAATACGATCTGCTGCGCGTCCTCTCGACCCACGCCGGCCGGGTCGTGACCTACGACCAGATGCTGAGCAGCGTCTGGCAGATGCGCAACTCGGGCGATGCACGGGTGGTTCGCGTCTTTGTGAAGAAGCTGCGGCAAATGCTCGGTGACGATGCAAAGAATCCGAAGTACATTTTCACCGAACCCCGCGTCGGGTACAGGATGACCAGGCCGACCGACCTGTAG
- a CDS encoding heme-copper oxidase subunit III: MPMEILGMYLFIASELIIFITLLFILFWLRSGLVADWPPPDQPRLPIGITGINTVFLLVSGYTMHRAYRAVKENAARQLTRWLMITCVLGVVFLTVQGFEWIRLIRFGLSMTSSLYGAMFYTIIGLHAVHVLVTVLVLLYLWVRSSAGAYTAENHTGVVLGYMFWLFVVLIWPILYVLVYLV; this comes from the coding sequence ATGCCCATGGAAATCCTGGGCATGTACCTCTTCATCGCCAGCGAACTCATCATCTTCATCACGCTGCTCTTCATCTTGTTCTGGCTGCGGTCCGGTCTCGTGGCGGACTGGCCTCCACCCGACCAGCCTCGCCTGCCCATCGGGATCACGGGCATTAACACCGTGTTTCTACTGGTGAGCGGTTATACCATGCACCGGGCATACCGTGCCGTGAAAGAGAATGCGGCCCGCCAGCTGACGCGGTGGCTGATGATCACGTGCGTGCTGGGCGTCGTCTTCCTCACGGTCCAGGGGTTCGAATGGATCCGGCTGATTCGCTTCGGGTTGAGCATGACATCGAGCCTGTACGGCGCCATGTTCTATACGATCATCGGGCTACATGCCGTCCACGTGCTCGTAACCGTCCTCGTCCTGCTGTACCTCTGGGTCCGGTCCTCCGCCGGCGCATACACCGCAGAAAATCACACCGGCGTAGTGCTGGGCTACATGTTCTGGCTCTTCGTCGTCCTCATCTGGCCCATCCTCTACGTACTGGTCTACCTGGTGTGA
- a CDS encoding phytanoyl-CoA dioxygenase family protein: protein MTAGARTGVRGLDSPYPLSVEDVCQYRENGHVRLRDVFTRDEIAEYREVLKSITSERFAGTSKMSDRPEDDFSRVFMQTFNLREADERAARFIQSPRFGKIAADLMGVDAVRIYYDKAMFKEPESWITPWHQDGPHWPLCSDHVLTMWIPLVDVTIDMGPPRFASGTHREKVLGPRGIHRESESFFEDYIRTNRVPVVEEEIPAGDATLHNHWVVHGARANTSGRVREALGITFYEDGLPIDDSACSAENRPVVDANLGNRRPGQRADHPRNQVVFARS, encoded by the coding sequence ATGACAGCGGGAGCCCGAACCGGTGTGCGTGGGCTTGATTCGCCCTACCCCTTGTCCGTGGAAGACGTTTGCCAGTACCGGGAAAACGGCCACGTGCGTCTCCGGGACGTCTTTACACGGGATGAGATCGCCGAGTACCGCGAGGTGCTGAAGTCGATCACTTCCGAACGTTTTGCCGGAACGAGCAAGATGAGCGACCGGCCGGAGGACGATTTCTCCCGCGTATTCATGCAGACGTTCAACCTGAGGGAGGCGGACGAGCGCGCGGCCCGGTTCATCCAGTCGCCCCGTTTCGGAAAGATCGCGGCCGACCTCATGGGCGTGGATGCAGTGCGTATCTACTACGACAAGGCCATGTTCAAGGAACCCGAAAGCTGGATCACGCCCTGGCACCAGGATGGTCCGCACTGGCCGCTGTGCTCGGACCACGTCCTCACTATGTGGATCCCCCTCGTGGACGTCACCATCGACATGGGGCCGCCCCGATTCGCGAGTGGTACCCACAGAGAAAAAGTGCTGGGCCCCAGGGGGATACACCGCGAATCGGAATCGTTTTTCGAGGACTACATCCGCACGAACCGGGTACCTGTCGTTGAAGAGGAAATCCCCGCCGGAGACGCGACTCTGCACAACCACTGGGTGGTGCATGGCGCGCGGGCCAACACGTCGGGGCGTGTCCGTGAAGCGCTGGGAATCACGTTTTACGAGGACGGTCTTCCCATCGACGATTCCGCGTGTAGCGCGGAGAACCGGCCGGTCGTCGATGCGAACCTGGGAAACCGGCGTCCCGGCCAGCGGGCCGATCATCCGCGCAACCAGGTCGTGTTTGCCCGGTCCTGA
- a CDS encoding ATP-binding protein gives MPNDDRLKENNKKLQEQFTKLSEASLRISESLDVNTVLQEVVAGACALTGARMGGITMIDESGQLLDFVAHGLSAREHREVQELPDGPEIWEYLKGVTQPLRLKNMSAHFKELGLAIHPVMDHGLLGVPIRHQGTQVGFFYLLDKESGQQFTAEDERIISMFISQAGAAIANAKKHRDEQQARADLEALIDTSPVGVVVFDARTGKAVSFNQESRRIVGDLQTPGLSIVDLLDVINVKRADGREIELEEYPLVRLLREATTVRAEEIVLEVPDGRKVTTLINATPIVSEQGEVQSVVVTMQDMTPLEDLERQRAEFLSTVSHEMRAPLASIKGCAATALGNASVLQPAVSQQFFRIIDAQVDNLSELIGNLMDAAQIETGSLSVSPEPANLAVIVDQARSAFLSGEHRQTVQIDLPTDLPRVRADQQRVVQVLCNLLSNAARHSPDSSTITVKAELKDYQVEVSVVDEGRGIPADRLPHLFRKYARSGRDEAGLGSGLGLSICKGLVEAHGGRIWAESEGMGLGTRFTFTIPVAEEVTPSAAAATDGRLAGPSPPGGQQPSILVVDDDPQALGYIRGILVNAGYSPILTGEPEQVENLVNDRQPDLVLLDLLLPGTDGIELMQNVTALSERPVIFLSAYGRDETIAKALEIGAADYVVKPFSPTELIARIQAALRKNAGPPAPFQVDNLVIDYDERRVILDGRPLILTATEYDLIRVLSTHAGKVVSYDQLLRNVWQSRNSGDLRIVRSIVKNLRRKLGDAAGDPRFIFTESRVGYRMAKPAQVQNKE, from the coding sequence ATGCCGAACGATGACAGGTTAAAGGAAAACAACAAGAAACTGCAGGAGCAGTTCACAAAACTGAGCGAAGCCAGTCTGCGCATCAGCGAAAGTCTTGACGTCAACACGGTCCTGCAGGAGGTCGTCGCGGGAGCCTGCGCATTGACCGGTGCAAGGATGGGTGGCATCACCATGATTGACGAATCAGGACAGTTACTGGACTTCGTTGCCCATGGCCTGAGCGCACGCGAGCATCGGGAGGTTCAGGAGCTGCCTGACGGTCCGGAAATCTGGGAGTATCTGAAAGGCGTTACGCAGCCGCTCCGGTTAAAGAACATGTCGGCTCACTTCAAGGAACTCGGCCTTGCCATTCATCCGGTGATGGATCATGGACTCCTTGGCGTGCCGATTCGCCACCAGGGTACCCAGGTCGGATTCTTCTACCTGCTCGACAAGGAATCCGGGCAGCAGTTTACCGCAGAAGACGAGCGGATCATTTCCATGTTCATTTCCCAGGCCGGCGCGGCGATAGCCAACGCCAAGAAGCACCGTGACGAACAACAGGCCCGGGCAGACCTGGAGGCGCTGATCGACACTTCACCCGTCGGCGTCGTCGTGTTCGACGCGCGGACCGGGAAGGCCGTGTCTTTCAACCAGGAGTCGCGCCGCATCGTGGGCGACCTGCAGACGCCGGGCCTGTCGATTGTGGATCTGCTCGACGTGATCAACGTGAAGCGTGCGGATGGACGTGAAATCGAACTGGAGGAGTACCCGCTGGTACGGCTGCTGCGCGAGGCGACAACCGTTCGCGCCGAGGAAATCGTACTCGAGGTACCCGATGGCAGAAAGGTCACGACACTGATCAACGCCACGCCCATCGTATCGGAGCAGGGCGAGGTACAGTCGGTCGTCGTCACCATGCAGGATATGACGCCGCTGGAAGACCTGGAACGTCAACGGGCCGAGTTCCTGAGCACGGTGAGCCACGAAATGAGGGCTCCGCTTGCATCCATCAAGGGTTGCGCGGCCACGGCCCTCGGAAACGCTTCCGTACTTCAGCCTGCTGTATCTCAACAGTTTTTCCGAATCATCGACGCGCAGGTCGACAATCTGAGCGAGTTGATTGGCAATCTGATGGACGCTGCGCAGATCGAGACGGGTTCGCTCTCCGTATCTCCTGAACCGGCGAATCTGGCGGTGATCGTGGACCAGGCCAGAAGCGCGTTCCTCAGCGGCGAGCATCGCCAGACCGTGCAGATCGACCTGCCGACGGATCTTCCGAGAGTGCGGGCGGACCAGCAGCGGGTCGTACAGGTGCTTTGCAATCTCCTGTCCAATGCCGCGCGTCACTCGCCCGACTCTTCCACCATTACCGTAAAGGCCGAGTTGAAGGACTACCAGGTGGAGGTGTCGGTTGTGGACGAAGGCAGGGGCATTCCCGCGGACCGGCTGCCTCACCTTTTCAGGAAGTATGCCCGGAGCGGCCGCGACGAAGCGGGACTGGGGTCGGGCCTGGGCCTGTCCATCTGCAAGGGACTGGTGGAAGCCCATGGCGGGCGCATCTGGGCCGAAAGCGAGGGCATGGGCCTTGGAACGCGGTTTACATTTACAATACCGGTGGCCGAAGAAGTAACTCCGAGTGCCGCGGCCGCGACGGACGGCAGGCTTGCGGGCCCCTCGCCTCCCGGAGGTCAACAACCGAGCATACTCGTCGTGGATGACGATCCCCAGGCATTGGGATACATCAGGGGCATTCTGGTGAACGCTGGGTACAGTCCGATTCTGACCGGAGAGCCCGAACAGGTCGAAAACCTGGTCAACGACCGTCAGCCGGATCTTGTCCTGCTCGATCTGCTTTTGCCCGGTACCGACGGAATCGAACTAATGCAGAACGTAACGGCATTGTCGGAACGTCCGGTGATCTTCCTGTCGGCGTACGGCAGGGACGAGACGATCGCCAAGGCACTGGAGATCGGTGCGGCGGACTACGTGGTGAAGCCGTTTTCGCCGACGGAGCTGATCGCGCGGATCCAGGCCGCGCTGCGCAAGAACGCCGGACCGCCCGCACCATTCCAGGTGGACAATCTGGTCATCGATTACGATGAACGAAGGGTGATCCTGGATGGCAGGCCATTGATCCTGACGGCCACCGAGTACGATTTGATCCGGGTGCTTTCGACCCACGCCGGCAAGGTGGTCAGCTACGACCAGCTCCTGCGGAACGTCTGGCAGTCGCGGAATTCAGGAGACCTGAGGATCGTACGGTCCATCGTCAAGAATCTCAGACGCAAACTGGGCGACGCAGCGGGAGATCCCCGGTTCATCTTCACGGAATCCCGCGTCGGTTACCGGATGGCCAAACCCGCGCAAGTACAGAACAAGGAGTAA
- a CDS encoding sugar phosphate isomerase/epimerase yields MELSLSVRVAESVLNKEEANRSMEHLADLAQEIGYSAMCMRASQAGIKSPLEQITAVRKVLDDRALPVSMITGDIPIPANDEHAPDALRNITPYLDLAELLDADLIRIGMKTEEDIAWARWASDEAEERDIRLAHQSHTRSLFETVEESVSVLKQVGRENFGIIYEPANLDLCGQDYGPETIKRFEPWLFNVYLQNHRLNPDGSMTLNTWVRGPAPHDPVPLQETGGIDFPMIMRTLEAIGYEGYVTVHQAFAELMEPEDAARQSYDYLTSIANF; encoded by the coding sequence ATGGAACTCTCGTTGTCCGTACGGGTCGCCGAATCCGTCTTGAACAAGGAAGAAGCCAACCGATCCATGGAACACCTGGCCGATCTGGCTCAAGAGATCGGATATTCCGCCATGTGCATGAGGGCGTCCCAGGCAGGTATAAAGTCACCGTTGGAACAGATCACCGCGGTTCGGAAAGTACTCGACGATCGGGCTCTGCCCGTCTCCATGATCACGGGAGACATCCCCATACCCGCGAACGACGAACACGCCCCTGACGCCCTTCGGAACATCACGCCCTACCTGGACCTGGCCGAACTGCTGGACGCCGACCTGATCCGGATCGGCATGAAGACGGAGGAAGATATCGCCTGGGCGCGATGGGCCTCGGATGAAGCGGAGGAACGGGACATCCGGCTGGCCCACCAGTCCCACACCCGCAGCCTGTTCGAAACGGTGGAGGAGTCCGTCTCCGTGCTGAAGCAAGTGGGGCGAGAGAACTTCGGCATCATCTATGAACCGGCCAATCTCGACCTGTGCGGCCAGGACTACGGACCGGAAACGATCAAGCGGTTCGAGCCCTGGCTCTTCAACGTATATCTGCAGAACCACCGACTGAACCCCGATGGATCCATGACCCTGAACACCTGGGTACGGGGCCCCGCGCCCCACGATCCGGTGCCCCTTCAGGAAACGGGCGGGATCGACTTCCCCATGATCATGCGGACGCTCGAAGCGATCGGATACGAAGGCTACGTCACCGTTCACCAGGCCTTCGCCGAGCTCATGGAACCCGAAGACGCCGCCCGCCAGAGCTACGACTACCTGACTTCCATCGCGAACTTCTGA
- a CDS encoding CoA pyrophosphatase, producing the protein MQAENLVEKLRNRRSRLLDPEDGALKAAVAILLRGAAGGTELLFLQRAQREGDPWSGHISFPGGKIDASDENPRHAAIRETREETAIDLDLADFVCRLDDQATHLSKVHVAGFVFYLADGTELTLNHEIRNAFWFPLADLKDESRYVTATVAGDWGEREVCAIDLLDGNGPVLWGLTYRFTAQVLASTGHELPGGSEVQLR; encoded by the coding sequence ATGCAGGCAGAAAACCTCGTTGAAAAGCTGCGAAACCGGCGCAGCAGGCTGCTTGATCCCGAAGACGGCGCGCTTAAGGCGGCCGTAGCGATTCTTCTACGCGGAGCGGCCGGCGGAACGGAATTGCTCTTCCTCCAGCGTGCGCAGCGCGAGGGCGATCCCTGGTCCGGCCATATCAGTTTTCCCGGCGGGAAGATCGATGCTTCCGATGAGAACCCGCGGCATGCGGCCATCCGGGAAACGCGGGAAGAAACGGCCATCGATCTCGACCTTGCGGATTTCGTCTGCCGCCTCGACGACCAGGCTACCCACCTCAGCAAGGTGCACGTGGCCGGCTTCGTGTTTTACCTGGCGGACGGAACCGAGTTGACCCTCAACCACGAGATCCGGAACGCGTTCTGGTTCCCGCTCGCCGATCTGAAGGATGAAAGCCGGTACGTTACGGCCACGGTGGCGGGCGATTGGGGAGAACGGGAAGTATGCGCCATCGATCTCCTCGATGGAAATGGACCCGTGCTGTGGGGCCTCACGTATCGTTTCACCGCCCAGGTGCTGGCCAGTACCGGCCACGAACTTCCGGGCGGATCCGAAGTGCAGTTGCGTTAG